Proteins from a genomic interval of Plodia interpunctella isolate USDA-ARS_2022_Savannah chromosome 20, ilPloInte3.2, whole genome shotgun sequence:
- the LOC128678662 gene encoding general odorant-binding protein 28a, giving the protein MKVNRARRPQEQPGAMAPFSNIVSVMLLLIFLSAFYLVISFKPLTKQDHIERINRMNQEVEPFRKNLSECARQVKASMADVEHFLKRIPQSTMQGKCLVACILKRNDIIKKNKVVPENLINANKAVYGEDDEVMKRLGLAIVECTGVVQGIFEICEYASLFNDCMHMKMEHILDKVMMERRMEALGQMTANNDDWTEEEDEILRLAKDEL; this is encoded by the coding sequence atgaagGTAAACAGAGCGAGAAGGCCGCAAGAGCAGCCTGGCGCGATGGCACCATTCTCAAACATTGTATCTGTTATGCTGCTGCTAATCTTCCTGTCAGCCTTCTACCTggttatttcatttaaaccCCTAACGAAGCAAGATCACATCGAACGCATCAACAGAATGAACCAGGAAGTGGAACCGTTCAGGAAGAATTTATCCGAATGCGCACGGCAAGTCAAAGCGTCAATGGCGGACGTCGAACACTTTTTGAAGAGGATACCCCAATCTACGATGCAAGGGAAGTGTTTAGTTGCCTGcattttgaaaagaaatgatattataaagaaaaacaaagtgGTACCGGAGAATCTTATAAATGCCAACAAAGCGGTGTACGGTGAAGACGACGAGGTTATGAAACGTCTAGGACTTGCTATAGTTGAGTGCACGGGAGTAGTGCAAGGAATATTTGAGATTTGCGAATACGCGTCCTTATTCAATGACTGTATGCATATGAAAATGGAACATATTCTGGACAAAGTGATGATGGAGCGACGGATGGAAGCGCTGGGACAGATGACTGCAAATAATGACGATTGGACTGAAGAAGAAGATGAAATCCTAAGACTAGCTAAAGACGAACTGTAG
- the LOC128678904 gene encoding uncharacterized protein LOC128678904 has product MIGYARNGYRLYDEDTKKVVIRRNVIFDEKERKEIQNNVELECREVKEEDVNKDDNEENDNEEFYEAEDTLEKDDNSKENSEKEQIVREKRIIRKPKWQQDYVTDFEGNENEVMYALMAGQIEDTPHTFEEIDKREDSELWRNAVKEEFNVLEDSGTWRKVERKRDMKLLDTKWFTSSIGLESKLDLQRTKPDSTLPADLFVKASQQRRKRKSVVLTDTPEKESLRMEYEEKMKKKQKKDDKGKEKGKGKQKGKGKKSAKNKDEIERVKKRVGRVNVEHQRVHVADFSRFVQCRKCLQFGHTGNKCEAEFYPCAHCGSAAHHISTCSHRTDPTKMCCYNCKQTNSTYTKHSALDTKVCPKILKAQKSLNESTDYGY; this is encoded by the exons ATGATAGGTTATGCTAGAAACGGTTATAGACTTTACGATGAAGATACTAAAAAAGTGGTGATAagaagaaatgtaatttttgatgaaaaagaACGAAAAGAAATACAGAATAATGTAGAACTAGAGTGCCGAGAGGTAAAAGAAGAAGATGTTAACAAAGATGATAATgaagaaaatgataatgaagaattttatgaaGCGGAAGATACATTAGAAAAAGATGATAATTCGAAGGAAAATTCTGAAAAAGAACAAATTGTAAGGGAGAAAAGAATAATTAGAAAACCCAAGTGGCAACAAGATTATGTTACTGATTTTGAAGGAAATGAAAATGAAGTAATGTATGCTTTAATGGCTGGACAAATAGAAGATACGCCACATACATTTGAGGAAATAGATAAGAGAGAAGATAGTGAGTTATGGAGAAATGCAGTTAAGGAAGAGTTTAATGTTCTTGAAGATAGTGGAACATGGAGGAAAgtagaaagaaagagagatatGAAACTTTTAGATACTAAATGG TTTACTTCCAGCATCGGCCTGGAGAGCAAATTGGATCTTCAGCGGACCAAGCCCGATAGCACGCTGCCGGCCGACCTATTTGTGAAGGCATCTCAGCAAAG GCGCAAGAGAAAGTCCGTTGTTTTGACAGACACACCAGAAAAAGAATCTTTGAGAATGGAATATGAAGAAAAGATGAAGAAAAAGCAGAAAAAAGACGATAAAGGTAAAGAAAAGGGAAAAGGAAAACAAAAAGGCAAAGGTAAAAAGTCTGCAAAAAATAAGGATGAAATAGAAAGAGTTAAGAAAAGG GTGGGCCGCGTCAACGTGGAGCATCAGAGGGTACACGTGGCGGACTTCAGCCGCTTCGTGCAGTGCCGGAAATGCCTACAGTTTGGGCACACCGGCAATAAATGCGAAGCGGAGTTCTACCCGTGCGCCCACTGCGGCTCCGCCGCGCACCATATCTCCACCTGCTCCCATAGAACCGACCCGACTAAAATGTGTTGCTACAActgcaaacaaacaaacagcaCATACACTAAACACTCCGCCCTTGACACTAAAGTTTGCCCAAAGATTCTGAAAGCCCAAAAATCCCTAAATGAATCAACCGACTATGGTTACTAA